A portion of the Nitratidesulfovibrio termitidis HI1 genome contains these proteins:
- the mutY gene encoding A/G-specific adenine glycosylase has protein sequence MPARDTFPHAACASAAPGLPGTLPDTQPNQAPPDAAPALTASPRPKPRRRAAASADTAQPRELPTAAFAEAFATALLDWFAVHKRPLPWRFGYEPYSVWISEVMLQQTQMDRGVDYFLRWMTRFPDAASVAAASEDELLKAWEGLGYYSRVRNLHKAAKALVERHGGELPDDPEAIRALPGIGPYTAGAIAGIAFNRDVTCIDANVERVLSRVFDIDTPVRAQPAAARIRALAAALLPTGRARDFNQALMELGALVCRKKPQCASCPLSGLCESLRLGIPHERPVPGRKQPITPLDVATGVLVHGRRIFIQKRPDEGVWAGFWEFPGGCVEKDEVPDATIVREYAEETAFRIAVRDKLAVIRHGYTTYRVTLHCYLCALDGDMSGEAPVPPVLDAATEYRWVDFAELPRFTFPAGHRKLIDLLTTDLRFAPYR, from the coding sequence GACACCCAGCCGAATCAGGCCCCACCCGACGCCGCACCCGCTCTTACGGCTTCCCCCCGCCCCAAGCCCCGTCGCCGCGCCGCCGCCAGCGCAGACACCGCCCAGCCCCGCGAACTGCCCACCGCCGCCTTTGCGGAAGCCTTTGCCACGGCCCTGCTGGACTGGTTTGCCGTGCACAAGCGCCCGCTGCCGTGGCGGTTCGGCTACGAGCCGTATTCAGTGTGGATTTCCGAGGTGATGCTGCAACAGACGCAGATGGACCGGGGGGTGGACTACTTTCTGCGCTGGATGACCCGGTTTCCCGACGCGGCCAGCGTGGCCGCCGCCAGCGAGGACGAACTGCTGAAGGCGTGGGAAGGGCTTGGCTACTATTCGCGGGTGCGCAACCTGCACAAGGCGGCCAAAGCCCTGGTGGAGCGGCACGGCGGCGAACTTCCCGACGACCCGGAAGCCATCCGCGCGCTGCCGGGCATCGGCCCGTACACGGCCGGGGCCATCGCGGGCATCGCCTTCAACCGTGACGTGACCTGCATCGACGCCAACGTGGAACGGGTGCTGTCACGGGTGTTCGACATAGACACCCCTGTCCGCGCCCAGCCCGCCGCCGCGCGCATCCGGGCGCTGGCCGCCGCGCTGCTGCCCACGGGGCGCGCCCGCGATTTCAACCAGGCGCTCATGGAACTGGGCGCGCTGGTCTGCCGCAAGAAACCGCAATGCGCCTCATGCCCGCTGTCCGGTCTGTGCGAAAGCCTGCGCCTGGGCATTCCGCATGAGCGGCCCGTGCCGGGGCGCAAGCAGCCCATCACCCCGCTGGACGTAGCCACCGGCGTGCTGGTGCACGGCAGGCGCATCTTCATCCAGAAACGGCCCGACGAGGGCGTGTGGGCGGGGTTCTGGGAATTTCCCGGCGGCTGCGTGGAGAAGGATGAAGTGCCGGACGCCACCATCGTGCGCGAATACGCCGAGGAAACCGCCTTCCGCATTGCGGTGCGCGACAAGCTGGCGGTAATCCGCCACGGGTACACCACCTACCGGGTTACCCTGCACTGCTACCTGTGCGCACTGGACGGGGATATGTCCGGGGAAGCGCCCGTGCCGCCGGTGCTGGACGCGGCCACCGAATACCGCTGGGTGGACTTCGCCGAGTTGCCGCGCTTCACCTTTCCCGCCGGGCACCGCAAGCTCATCGACCTGTTGACCACGGATCTGCGCTTCGCCCCGTACCGCTAG
- a CDS encoding ABC transporter ATP-binding protein, translated as MVLAVEGLCASYGEGDAAPGGVGLVAAAVGRAVGFAAGRRGTRGPSGHPLHAPDARQDGGGVRSASSGASSGTTLGTTLGTTSGTTSGTVFRGVTFSLAQGEMACLVGPSGVGKTTLLRVLAGLHPHDGGGFAVTPPDGHDDAVILVFQDYLLFPHLTVRDNVAFGLRARGLGRRQRIQRAGDMLSDFGIGELAHRYPAHLSAGQRQRVALARALVCNPALLLLDEPFANLDRTLRLEMAVYVRETVRRYGVTTLSVTHDLEEAFAVADRIGVMLDGRLAQFGAPTELYGQPVSLDVARFMGPVNVLDGPACTAFGLPLPGGCLCGGGDDCVPLALRPEGLVAIPDPDGPAVVTRAVFTGQVNRLTLAPARAAGVAKPGLAGLAELAGLAGLAELAKLPELPELVVHSLRADMPEGTRVRVELA; from the coding sequence ATGGTTCTTGCGGTAGAGGGGCTGTGCGCCTCGTACGGAGAGGGCGATGCCGCACCCGGCGGGGTGGGGCTGGTGGCCGCCGCCGTGGGCCGGGCCGTGGGCTTTGCCGCCGGGCGGCGGGGCACGCGCGGGCCGTCAGGCCATCCCTTGCACGCGCCCGATGCCCGTCAGGACGGGGGTGGGGTGCGCTCCGCATCGTCGGGCGCGTCATCGGGCACAACGTTGGGCACGACATTGGGCACGACATCGGGCACGACGTCGGGCACGGTGTTCCGCGGGGTGACCTTCAGCCTGGCGCAGGGCGAAATGGCCTGCCTTGTGGGGCCATCCGGCGTGGGCAAGACCACCCTGCTGCGGGTGCTGGCCGGGCTGCACCCCCACGACGGGGGCGGATTTGCCGTAACCCCGCCGGACGGGCACGACGACGCGGTGATCCTGGTCTTTCAGGACTATCTGTTGTTCCCGCACCTGACCGTGCGCGACAACGTGGCCTTCGGCCTGCGCGCACGCGGCCTGGGCCGCCGCCAGCGTATCCAGCGGGCCGGGGACATGCTGTCGGATTTCGGTATCGGCGAACTGGCCCACCGCTATCCGGCCCATCTTTCCGCCGGGCAGCGCCAGCGGGTGGCCCTGGCGCGCGCGCTGGTGTGCAATCCCGCCCTGCTGCTGCTGGACGAACCCTTCGCCAACCTGGACCGCACCCTGCGCCTGGAGATGGCCGTCTACGTGCGCGAAACGGTGCGCCGTTACGGGGTGACCACCCTCAGCGTCACCCACGACCTGGAAGAGGCGTTTGCCGTGGCCGACCGCATCGGGGTCATGCTGGACGGGCGGCTGGCCCAGTTCGGCGCCCCGACGGAACTGTACGGGCAGCCCGTCTCGCTCGACGTGGCCCGCTTCATGGGGCCGGTCAACGTGCTGGACGGCCCGGCGTGCACGGCCTTCGGCCTGCCCCTGCCGGGCGGCTGCCTGTGTGGCGGCGGTGACGATTGCGTGCCGCTGGCCCTGCGGCCCGAAGGTCTGGTTGCCATCCCCGATCCGGACGGCCCCGCCGTGGTCACGCGGGCGGTGTTCACCGGGCAGGTCAACCGGCTGACCCTGGCCCCGGCCCGTGCGGCAGGCGTGGCCAAGCCCGGCCTGGCGGGACTGGCGGAATTGGCGGGACTGGCGGGACTGGCGGAATTGGCGAAACTGCCTGAACTGCCTGAATTGGTGGTGCATTCCCTGCGGGCGGACATGCCGGAGGGAACGCGGGTGCGCGTGGAATTGGCCTAG
- a CDS encoding aminoglycoside phosphotransferase family protein: protein MHTAAMVAEFLGRMTRQGKGSEAGALSGVLSPAGHDTGFGFTPDLSRDAPDEADGADGADGADGATPQAWAAALGVPVAGKASGSGSAPASAPVSAADVSFLAAGEYHENWLVRAPAGPVVLRINRGGAAGSQLGLADQISYEYRVLHALAGCGATPRPLALAPAAVLPGGGPADAQSPDGVAPSGGALLMQWLPGRPLDYRADARHAARVFAAVHAVPVPAAVEIPPPGPVPHVLPPGVLAAQSDPVAAIVAESSALLDRHVGHPQAPRMAAARQALLDYRDRVARLAGDTRHLFAEEPPVIANTEVNSGNFLVPDGAGADGAPVAPCGAWLVDWEKAVVTTRYQDLGHFLAPSTTLWKTDFTFDAAARAAFLEDYRAALRDTGQPVPGAEECATKADVMVRAVLLRGLSWCLMAWHEYAGGARALAHADTFRTIERYLGNIAWFLR from the coding sequence GTGCACACGGCGGCCATGGTTGCGGAATTTCTCGGGCGCATGACCCGGCAGGGAAAGGGGAGCGAGGCGGGTGCGTTGTCTGGCGTCCTCTCCCCCGCGGGGCACGACACAGGGTTCGGCTTTACGCCGGACCTTTCACGGGATGCCCCCGACGAGGCAGACGGGGCAGACGGGGCAGACGGGGCAGACGGGGCCACGCCCCAGGCCTGGGCCGCCGCGCTGGGCGTGCCCGTGGCCGGGAAGGCGTCCGGCTCCGGCTCCGCCCCCGCCTCAGCACCCGTATCGGCGGCGGATGTCTCCTTTCTGGCCGCCGGGGAATACCACGAAAACTGGCTGGTGCGCGCCCCGGCGGGGCCGGTGGTGCTGCGCATCAACCGGGGCGGCGCGGCGGGCAGCCAGTTGGGGCTGGCCGATCAGATTTCCTACGAGTACCGGGTGCTGCACGCCCTGGCCGGGTGCGGGGCCACCCCACGCCCGCTGGCATTGGCCCCTGCGGCGGTGCTGCCCGGCGGCGGTCCGGCTGATGCCCAGTCGCCCGACGGGGTAGCCCCATCAGGCGGCGCCCTGCTGATGCAGTGGCTGCCGGGGCGTCCGCTGGACTATCGTGCGGATGCCCGCCATGCCGCGCGGGTATTCGCCGCCGTGCACGCGGTCCCCGTGCCTGCGGCAGTGGAAATCCCCCCGCCCGGCCCGGTGCCGCACGTGCTGCCGCCCGGCGTGCTGGCCGCGCAGTCGGACCCGGTGGCGGCCATCGTGGCGGAAAGCTCGGCCCTGCTGGACCGGCACGTCGGTCACCCGCAGGCCCCGCGCATGGCCGCCGCGCGGCAGGCTCTGCTGGACTACCGTGACCGGGTGGCCCGGCTGGCCGGGGATACCCGGCACCTGTTCGCGGAGGAGCCTCCGGTCATCGCCAATACCGAGGTCAATTCCGGCAACTTTCTCGTGCCCGACGGTGCAGGCGCTGACGGCGCTCCGGTCGCGCCCTGCGGCGCGTGGCTGGTGGACTGGGAAAAGGCGGTGGTCACCACCCGCTATCAGGATCTGGGTCATTTTCTTGCGCCCTCCACCACCCTGTGGAAGACCGATTTCACCTTTGACGCGGCCGCGCGCGCGGCCTTTCTGGAAGACTACCGGGCGGCCCTGCGCGACACGGGCCAGCCCGTGCCGGGCGCGGAGGAGTGCGCGACAAAGGCCGACGTCATGGTGCGCGCCGTGCTGCTGCGCGGCCTGTCGTGGTGCCTGATGGCCTGGCACGAATACGCGGGGGGCGCACGCGCGCTGGCCCATGCCGACACCTTTCGGACCATCGAACGCTATCTGGGGAATATCGCATGGTTCTTGCGGTAG
- a CDS encoding TraR/DksA family transcriptional regulator, which produces MPNDRQKLRERIVADLARIAQDIEALKELTKPVPPGADGMDEVSRMDAIQNKSVNEAALAQLRNRQVGLEYALKRIDEDDPDFGFCVECGEPIPLARLMAMPEASRCVNCAD; this is translated from the coding sequence ATGCCCAACGACAGACAAAAACTCCGGGAACGGATCGTCGCCGATCTCGCCCGCATCGCGCAGGACATAGAGGCCCTGAAGGAACTGACCAAGCCTGTTCCCCCCGGTGCGGACGGCATGGACGAAGTCTCTCGCATGGACGCCATCCAGAACAAGAGCGTCAACGAGGCCGCCCTGGCCCAGCTGCGCAACCGCCAGGTGGGTCTGGAATACGCCCTGAAGCGCATCGACGAGGACGATCCCGACTTCGGCTTCTGCGTGGAATGCGGCGAGCCCATCCCCCTGGCCCGGCTCATGGCCATGCCCGAAGCCAGCCGCTGCGTGAACTGCGCCGACTGA
- a CDS encoding glycosyltransferase — protein MPHASLALAWQRLPLWLRIRLVHGSVGSVHRLRCAADAITRSQSPAASPASATGPAGRDDLLRTGRELLLAAWEEDPCNGQLAGQVLLLHQRLPWLHFALSALLAAVHGAWRRPADLARYERLAAQADWVRLQRHVDAERQRDPANLFWVQQAVAVGELSGDLDWLDGHLHRAAARLAPPGGPGLPPLAPLFDHLHGCLAANRASACAGLADGGATAARHHDVALAHFRDAALAVSGLPASGLPESGLIPSGLPASNRASSAVPRSGFWLAPVEHAAHCLVRLGETPAALILWDAVLTARPWHVNLALRAHDVWRGVDTPEAAPAGSTAVLLYSWNKAQELDTALTHLAPGLADVTRIALLDNGSTDGTGGTGGTGDVVRAWADRFGADRCTAVHLPVNVGAAAARNWLMRLPEVAACDFTAYLDDDAAVPADWLRRLAGAVRRQPDAAAWGGRTLDWHAPYVVQSADLHLTAHFRAPEGTPPDLAAFADDTPPPSGNDTGSDAGDMPDDRVGDRAGAPQRDVLSPEVAFSPARAHALPFSVSDLHAQVTDMGRFDYLRPCISVTGCCHLFRTAELLEDGGFSLSLSPSQYDDLEHDLRRARAGRLACYTGFLPVRHMKRSGKAVRMGAAQFGNGLGNRYKLSGMFDAAEVLAMRRREFEALERDLLRKLAALGTRTAS, from the coding sequence ATGCCGCACGCCTCCCTTGCCCTTGCCTGGCAGCGCCTGCCGCTGTGGCTGCGCATCCGCCTCGTGCACGGCAGCGTGGGGTCCGTCCACCGGCTGCGCTGCGCGGCCGACGCCATCACCCGCTCCCAATCCCCCGCCGCTTCTCCCGCCAGCGCCACAGGCCCCGCCGGACGTGACGACCTGTTGCGCACCGGTCGCGAACTGCTGCTTGCCGCGTGGGAGGAAGACCCCTGCAACGGCCAGTTGGCCGGGCAGGTACTGCTGCTGCATCAACGGCTGCCCTGGCTGCACTTCGCGCTGAGCGCGCTGCTGGCCGCCGTGCACGGGGCCTGGCGGCGGCCCGCCGACCTGGCCCGCTATGAACGGCTGGCCGCCCAGGCCGACTGGGTGCGCCTGCAACGCCATGTGGACGCCGAGCGCCAACGCGACCCCGCCAACCTGTTCTGGGTGCAGCAGGCGGTGGCCGTGGGCGAACTTTCCGGCGACCTGGACTGGCTGGACGGGCACCTGCACCGGGCCGCAGCCCGGCTTGCCCCGCCTGGTGGACCTGGCCTACCCCCTCTCGCCCCGCTTTTCGACCATCTTCACGGCTGCCTCGCGGCCAACCGCGCTTCCGCCTGCGCGGGGCTTGCTGATGGCGGGGCCACCGCCGCCCGCCACCATGACGTCGCGCTGGCCCATTTTCGCGATGCCGCACTGGCCGTGTCCGGCCTGCCTGCGTCTGGCCTGCCTGAGTCCGGCCTGATTCCCTCGGGCCTGCCTGCATCCAATCGGGCGTCCTCCGCCGTACCGCGCAGCGGCTTCTGGCTGGCCCCGGTGGAGCACGCCGCCCACTGCCTGGTCCGCCTGGGTGAAACCCCCGCCGCCCTGATCCTGTGGGACGCGGTGCTGACCGCCCGGCCCTGGCACGTCAACCTCGCCCTGCGCGCCCACGACGTCTGGCGCGGCGTGGACACTCCGGAAGCCGCGCCCGCCGGGTCCACCGCCGTGCTGCTCTATTCGTGGAACAAGGCGCAGGAACTGGACACCGCCCTCACCCACCTGGCCCCCGGCCTGGCGGACGTGACCCGCATCGCCCTGCTGGACAACGGATCCACCGACGGCACCGGTGGCACTGGCGGCACCGGCGACGTGGTGCGCGCCTGGGCCGACAGGTTCGGCGCGGACCGCTGCACCGCCGTGCACCTGCCGGTCAACGTGGGGGCTGCCGCCGCGCGCAACTGGCTGATGCGCCTGCCGGAAGTGGCCGCCTGCGACTTTACCGCCTATCTGGACGACGACGCCGCCGTGCCCGCCGACTGGTTGCGTCGCCTGGCCGGTGCGGTGCGCCGCCAGCCGGATGCCGCAGCCTGGGGCGGGCGCACCCTGGACTGGCACGCCCCGTACGTGGTCCAGTCTGCCGACCTGCACCTGACCGCGCACTTCCGCGCACCGGAAGGTACCCCGCCGGACCTTGCCGCCTTCGCGGACGACACCCCACCCCCGTCAGGTAACGATACGGGCAGCGATGCAGGCGACATGCCAGACGACAGGGTTGGCGACAGGGCTGGCGCGCCGCAACGCGACGTCCTGTCGCCGGAAGTGGCCTTTTCCCCGGCCCGCGCCCATGCGCTGCCCTTTTCCGTCAGCGACCTGCACGCGCAGGTCACGGACATGGGGCGCTTCGACTACCTGCGTCCGTGCATTTCGGTGACCGGGTGTTGCCACCTGTTCCGCACCGCCGAACTGCTGGAGGACGGAGGCTTTTCCCTCTCGCTGTCGCCCTCGCAGTACGACGACCTGGAACACGACCTGCGCCGGGCCCGCGCCGGGCGGCTGGCCTGCTACACCGGCTTTCTGCCCGTGCGCCACATGAAACGCAGCGGCAAGGCCGTGCGCATGGGTGCGGCACAGTTCGGCAACGGCCTGGGCAACCGGTACAAACTTTCGGGCATGTTCGACGCCGCCGAGGTGCTGGCCATGCGCCGCCGCGAGTTCGAGGCGCTGGAACGCGACCTGCTGCGCAAGCTGGCGGCCCTGGGCACGCGCACGGCATCCTGA
- a CDS encoding protoporphyrinogen/coproporphyrinogen oxidase produces MHVKYLIIGAGPTGLGAAHRLAELGEHSVLVLERNPYAGGLAASFRDAAGFTWDIGGHVVFSHYAYFDNLVETLLNGQYLEHMRIARVRIAERWVPYPFQNNIRHLPPDMQWECVQALLPGHRREEAPTNFAEWFEYVFGAGIAKYFMRPYNFKVWATPAEMMSYQWIGERVSVIDLEMVLRNLVLQLDNVSWGPNNLFRFPQQGGTGEIFTRLAARLGDKVRLNTAVAAVDPAARTARTADGQSITYDKLLTTGPLDILIHDQIGAGPAAAMAGDGLRAAAGQLARNGVYVAGVGVNGMREDDTCWMYFPESNAPFYRLTNFHNYSPRNAARPGHQRALMAETSWSDHKPEQLDTLMDKTIEGLVNTSMLLPDERQRIASRWSIAVDYGYPVPTLGRDNALRCIQPWLEAHGIYSRGRFGGWKYEAANMDHSVMQGVEWAGRMVLGEEETTYKL; encoded by the coding sequence ATGCACGTAAAATACCTGATCATCGGCGCAGGCCCCACGGGCCTTGGCGCGGCCCACAGGCTGGCGGAACTGGGCGAACACTCCGTGCTGGTGCTGGAACGCAACCCCTACGCCGGGGGGCTGGCCGCCAGCTTTCGCGATGCGGCGGGGTTCACCTGGGACATCGGCGGGCACGTGGTGTTCTCGCACTACGCCTACTTCGACAATCTGGTGGAAACCCTGCTGAACGGCCAGTACCTGGAACACATGCGCATCGCGCGGGTGCGCATTGCCGAGCGCTGGGTGCCCTACCCCTTCCAGAACAACATCCGCCACCTGCCGCCGGACATGCAGTGGGAATGCGTGCAGGCCCTGCTGCCCGGCCACCGGCGCGAAGAAGCGCCCACCAACTTCGCGGAATGGTTCGAATACGTCTTCGGCGCGGGCATCGCCAAATATTTCATGCGGCCCTACAACTTCAAGGTCTGGGCCACCCCCGCCGAAATGATGAGCTATCAGTGGATCGGCGAGCGGGTCAGCGTCATCGACCTGGAAATGGTGCTGCGCAACCTGGTGCTGCAACTGGACAACGTGAGCTGGGGCCCCAACAACCTGTTCCGCTTTCCGCAACAGGGCGGCACCGGAGAAATCTTCACCCGGCTGGCCGCGCGCCTGGGCGACAAGGTACGCCTGAACACCGCCGTAGCCGCCGTGGACCCTGCCGCCCGCACCGCGCGCACCGCCGACGGCCAGAGCATCACCTACGACAAGTTGCTGACCACCGGCCCGCTGGACATCCTGATCCACGACCAGATCGGGGCGGGCCCCGCCGCCGCCATGGCGGGCGACGGCCTGCGCGCCGCCGCCGGGCAACTGGCCCGCAACGGAGTGTACGTGGCCGGAGTGGGCGTGAACGGCATGCGTGAGGACGACACCTGCTGGATGTACTTTCCGGAATCCAACGCGCCCTTCTACCGCCTGACCAACTTCCACAACTATTCGCCCCGCAACGCGGCACGGCCCGGCCACCAGCGCGCGCTGATGGCCGAAACCTCGTGGTCGGACCACAAGCCGGAACAACTGGACACCCTGATGGACAAGACCATCGAGGGGCTTGTAAACACCTCCATGCTCCTTCCGGACGAACGGCAGCGCATCGCCTCGCGGTGGTCCATTGCGGTGGACTACGGCTACCCGGTGCCCACCCTGGGGCGCGACAACGCCCTGCGCTGCATCCAGCCGTGGCTGGAGGCGCACGGCATATACTCGCGCGGGCGCTTCGGCGGATGGAAATACGAGGCCGCCAACATGGACCATTCGGTCATGCAGGGCGTGGAATGGGCCGGGCGCATGGTGCTCGGCGAAGAGGAAACCACCTACAAGCTGTGA
- a CDS encoding M24 family metallopeptidase, which translates to MNAQRYEARRETLRAAMRGKGLSALLVSHAANRFYLSGFELHDVQLNESAGYLIVTADGNDWLCTDPRYLDAARRLWPEERVFIYSGDAPGQINGLLKDKVRGAVGFEARAVTLDFFDKVSPGLTMERADGMVEEMRVIKEPEEIELMRRSAALNHRLMEWVPTVLVPGRTEAEVAWDIEKFFREHGASELAFSSIVGVGTNGALPHYAPGDVPLTENCPVLVDVGARLDLYNSDQTRTFWVGDKPADHFTLALEQTKAAQAAAIKIMRPGLPVADAYRAARAHFEAQGVAAHFTHALGHGIGLETHEPPSLNPRNEMILKPGMIVTVEPGLYYPEWGGIRWEYMVLVTEDGVEIL; encoded by the coding sequence ATGAATGCACAACGCTACGAGGCGCGGCGCGAAACCCTGCGCGCCGCCATGCGCGGAAAAGGCCTGTCCGCCCTGCTGGTCAGCCATGCGGCCAACCGCTTCTACCTTTCCGGCTTCGAACTGCACGACGTGCAGCTGAACGAGAGCGCCGGGTACCTCATCGTCACCGCCGACGGCAACGACTGGCTGTGCACCGACCCCCGCTACCTCGACGCGGCCCGCCGCCTGTGGCCCGAAGAGCGCGTGTTCATCTATTCCGGCGATGCGCCGGGGCAGATCAACGGGCTGCTCAAGGACAAGGTGCGCGGCGCCGTGGGCTTCGAGGCGCGCGCCGTGACCCTGGATTTCTTCGACAAGGTCTCGCCCGGCCTGACCATGGAACGGGCCGACGGCATGGTCGAGGAAATGCGGGTGATCAAGGAGCCCGAAGAAATCGAGCTGATGCGCCGTTCCGCCGCGCTGAACCACCGGCTCATGGAATGGGTGCCCACCGTCCTCGTGCCGGGGCGCACCGAGGCCGAGGTGGCCTGGGACATCGAAAAGTTCTTTCGCGAGCACGGCGCCAGCGAGCTGGCCTTCTCCAGCATCGTGGGTGTGGGCACCAACGGCGCCCTGCCCCACTACGCTCCCGGCGACGTGCCGCTGACCGAAAACTGCCCGGTGCTGGTGGACGTGGGCGCCCGGCTGGACCTGTACAACTCGGACCAGACCCGCACCTTCTGGGTGGGCGACAAGCCCGCCGACCACTTCACCCTCGCGCTGGAACAGACCAAGGCCGCCCAGGCCGCAGCCATAAAAATCATGCGCCCCGGCCTGCCCGTGGCCGACGCCTACCGCGCCGCGCGCGCCCACTTCGAGGCGCAGGGCGTGGCCGCCCACTTCACCCACGCGCTGGGGCACGGCATAGGCCTTGAAACCCACGAGCCGCCCAGCCTGAACCCGCGCAACGAAATGATCCTGAAGCCCGGCATGATCGTGACCGTGGAACCCGGCCTGTACTACCCCGAATGGGGCGGCATCCGCTGGGAATACATGGTGCTGGTCACCGAGGACGGGGTGGAGATTCTCTAG
- a CDS encoding DUF4911 domain-containing protein produces MARKRPRKPSPPLPPPRTSARLYARIAPRHIAMFRFLLEAQDNLGYMTVLDRGVGSAGSADDNGTQPTGHEAAAPSSGGNAKGSAAPGADAVLKIVFSPHQERELRAFLDGMRATIPFTVFESPLRVRAVQTEQDRRDGADSRD; encoded by the coding sequence GTGGCCCGCAAACGCCCCCGCAAGCCTTCCCCACCGCTGCCCCCGCCGCGCACTTCCGCGCGGCTGTATGCGCGCATCGCGCCCCGGCACATTGCCATGTTCCGCTTTCTGCTGGAGGCACAAGACAACCTGGGCTACATGACCGTGCTCGACCGCGGGGTTGGCAGTGCCGGGAGCGCGGACGACAACGGTACGCAACCGACCGGGCACGAAGCGGCGGCCCCTTCTTCTGGCGGCAACGCCAAAGGCTCCGCTGCCCCCGGCGCAGACGCGGTGCTCAAGATCGTCTTCTCGCCCCATCAGGAGCGGGAACTGCGCGCCTTTCTTGACGGTATGCGCGCCACCATTCCCTTCACGGTTTTCGAATCGCCGCTGCGCGTGCGGGCCGTACAGACAGAGCAAGACCGGCGGGACGGCGCAGATTCCAGAGACTGA
- a CDS encoding deoxyribodipyrimidine photo-lyase: protein MTSHEAYRSPGHPAGMDPRRVVGMHGGLAAPAPFAASRTRADRAGAPGRGPVLYWMHREHRARDNWALLHAHAEAVRLGVPLAVVWCLANSFLGATIRQFGFLLRGMEETQRHLAVAGIPLVVLRGNPPEEVVGYARTVHAALVVTDFDVLRVKRAWLASAARGLAGFCPLHEVDGRNVVPCRVASPKREYAARTLRPKIHRLLPEFLTSLPPLPSVPGASGVSGPPWPLPVPEVDWASLRDNLAVDRSVAEVGPLPGMPDIIPGEDAARAALDDFIRTRLHRYHLRNDPNAGGVSGLSPYLHLGMLSAQRAALAAQVSPAAVAASDECRASFLEELIVRRELADNFCLHAQDYDAVTCFPDWARATLDKHRSDPRPALYDEAQLDAARTADPLWNAAQTEMVVTGRMHGYLRMYWAKQILLWSPTPEDAVRVAVALNDRYFLDGRDSNGYTGIAWSAGGVHDRPWGERAVQGTIRSMTYNGARSKFDVGAYIRRMQALRGGAGEQGTLF, encoded by the coding sequence ATGACGTCGCACGAGGCGTACAGGTCGCCGGGGCATCCCGCAGGCATGGACCCCCGCCGCGTGGTGGGCATGCACGGTGGCCTTGCCGCGCCCGCTCCCTTTGCCGCCTCGAGGACACGCGCCGATCGTGCTGGTGCTCCGGGCCGTGGCCCGGTGCTGTACTGGATGCATCGCGAACACCGCGCCCGTGACAACTGGGCGCTGCTGCACGCCCATGCCGAGGCAGTCCGGCTGGGCGTGCCTCTGGCCGTGGTGTGGTGCCTGGCAAACAGCTTTCTGGGCGCCACCATCCGCCAGTTCGGCTTTCTGCTGCGCGGGATGGAGGAAACCCAGCGTCATCTGGCGGTGGCTGGCATCCCCCTGGTGGTGCTGCGCGGCAATCCGCCGGAAGAGGTGGTGGGCTATGCCCGCACGGTGCATGCCGCGCTGGTGGTCACCGACTTCGACGTGCTGCGGGTGAAGCGGGCGTGGCTGGCATCCGCCGCGCGGGGGCTGGCCGGGTTCTGTCCCCTGCACGAGGTGGATGGCCGCAACGTGGTGCCCTGCCGGGTGGCCTCGCCCAAGCGCGAATACGCGGCCCGCACCCTGCGTCCGAAAATCCATCGCCTGTTGCCGGAATTCCTGACGTCCCTCCCTCCGCTGCCTTCCGTGCCTGGCGCGTCCGGCGTATCTGGCCCCCCGTGGCCGCTGCCCGTTCCCGAGGTAGACTGGGCGTCCCTGCGCGACAACCTTGCCGTGGACCGCAGCGTGGCCGAGGTGGGGCCGCTGCCGGGCATGCCGGACATCATCCCCGGGGAAGACGCGGCCCGCGCCGCTCTGGACGACTTCATCCGCACCCGCCTGCACCGCTACCACCTGCGCAATGATCCCAATGCGGGTGGCGTGTCCGGGCTGTCCCCGTACCTGCACCTCGGCATGCTGTCCGCCCAGCGGGCCGCGCTGGCGGCCCAGGTCAGCCCGGCTGCCGTGGCCGCGTCGGACGAGTGCCGTGCCTCGTTTCTGGAAGAGCTGATCGTGCGGCGCGAACTGGCCGACAATTTCTGCCTGCACGCCCAGGACTACGACGCGGTCACCTGCTTTCCCGACTGGGCGCGCGCCACCCTGGACAAGCACCGGAGCGACCCGCGCCCGGCCCTGTATGACGAGGCCCAACTGGACGCCGCGCGCACGGCGGACCCGTTGTGGAACGCAGCCCAGACCGAAATGGTGGTTACCGGGCGCATGCACGGTTACCTGCGCATGTATTGGGCCAAGCAGATACTGCTGTGGTCGCCCACGCCCGAGGACGCCGTGCGCGTGGCCGTGGCCCTGAACGACCGCTACTTTCTGGATGGCCGCGACAGCAACGGCTACACCGGCATCGCCTGGTCGGCAGGAGGGGTGCACGATCGTCCGTGGGGCGAACGGGCCGTGCAGGGCACCATCCGTTCCATGACCTACAACGGGGCGCGCTCCAAGTTCGACGTGGGCGCGTACATCCGGCGCATGCAGGCGCTGCGCGGCGGTGCGGGGGAGCAGGGTACGCTGTTCTGA